In Neisseria brasiliensis, the following proteins share a genomic window:
- a CDS encoding sigma-54-dependent transcriptional regulator — protein sequence MRSSDILIVDDEVGIRDLLSEILQDEGYTVTLAENAEEARQLRHQTRPAMVLLDIWMPDCDGITLLKEWAKNGQLNMPVVMMSGHASIDTAVEATKIGALDFLEKPIALQKLLSTVDRALKHGEMQAAAGLSLDRLGNSPVIQELNQKLELASKQSGPVLLTGEAGSPFEWVARYFHKNGTPWAEPGKVEHIVDTPLELLQKASGGILYVGDIAQYSKNIQNGIVFLLGKADRYNVRIVAASSRSAEELAESATADNKLPGLLSKIIVGVPTLRSQPDDIVFLVNQILIELAETQKIPLAKFSNGALTVLRQYEWPGNFEQLRTVVKNLALEADGEEVQEQAAAAALGQHVPSASSEMVGGFNFNMPLRELREELERRYFEYHIAQEGQNMSRVAQKVGLERTHLYRKLKQLGISVSRRNSDKTED from the coding sequence ATGCGCAGCAGTGATATTTTAATTGTAGATGACGAGGTGGGTATCCGAGATTTACTATCGGAAATCCTCCAAGACGAAGGTTATACCGTGACTTTGGCAGAAAATGCTGAAGAAGCACGTCAATTGCGCCACCAAACCCGTCCGGCCATGGTTTTGCTGGACATTTGGATGCCCGATTGCGACGGAATTACCTTGCTGAAAGAGTGGGCGAAAAACGGCCAACTCAATATGCCGGTGGTGATGATGAGTGGTCACGCCAGCATTGACACGGCGGTCGAGGCCACCAAAATCGGTGCATTGGATTTCTTGGAAAAACCGATTGCCCTGCAAAAGTTGCTGTCTACCGTTGATCGCGCCCTGAAACACGGCGAAATGCAGGCGGCAGCCGGTTTGTCTTTAGACCGTTTGGGCAACAGTCCGGTGATTCAGGAATTGAATCAAAAATTAGAGTTGGCTTCCAAACAGAGTGGGCCGGTATTACTGACCGGTGAAGCCGGTTCTCCGTTTGAATGGGTAGCCCGCTACTTCCATAAAAACGGCACACCGTGGGCGGAGCCGGGTAAAGTTGAGCATATTGTCGATACACCGCTCGAATTGCTGCAAAAAGCCAGCGGCGGTATTTTGTATGTCGGCGACATCGCGCAATACAGCAAAAATATTCAAAACGGCATCGTATTCTTATTGGGCAAAGCTGACCGCTACAATGTGCGCATCGTGGCAGCCAGCAGCCGATCGGCAGAAGAGTTGGCCGAATCGGCCACGGCAGACAACAAATTGCCGGGCTTATTATCCAAAATCATTGTCGGTGTGCCGACTTTGCGCAGCCAGCCGGATGACATTGTTTTCTTGGTTAACCAAATTTTGATTGAATTGGCCGAGACGCAAAAAATTCCGCTGGCCAAATTCAGTAACGGCGCGCTGACCGTGTTGCGCCAATACGAATGGCCGGGCAACTTTGAGCAACTGCGCACCGTGGTGAAAAACTTGGCTTTAGAAGCCGATGGCGAAGAAGTGCAAGAGCAAGCGGCTGCGGCGGCCTTGGGGCAGCATGTGCCGTCTGCTTCATCGGAAATGGTCGGCGGTTTTAATTTCAATATGCCGTTGCGTGAATTGCGCGAAGAACTGGAACGTCGCTATTTTGAATACCATATTGCGCAAGAAGGCCAAAACATGAGCCGTGTGGCGCAAAAAGTCGGTTTGGAGCGCACGCATTTATACCGTAAATTGAAGCAGCTCGGTATCAGCGTTTCCCGCCGCAACAGCGATAAAACCGAAGATTAA
- a CDS encoding sensor histidine kinase: MRRFLLIAVLLAVALLYGLTVATGSSSRIADYFWWIIVLCGLLMLVLAAVLVRYVLLLMRDSKNGVFGSQIARRLSGMFTLVAVLPSVFLFGISAQFINGTINSWFGNDTEQALERSLNLSKSALDLAVDNAVSNATPIQIDLISASSLDNDLGNALAAASNANDFTQLALYNLSQDRFEKVINPQNLNQPKIDKAGQEQLQQAGSLRNLENIGNVLYAQGWLSIGNYNNQEYAFFFRQPIPQNVAQDATLIESARAKYAELSYAKQGLQTFFLVTLLVAALLAIFLALVMALYFARRFVEPILSLAEGARAVAQGDFSQQRPVYRNDEFGRLTHLFNHMTQQLAIAKDVDERSRLQQEAARHYLECVLESLTTGVITLDAEGRLKTFNKSAEHILGVSLVPLWGSNWHDWRGQSPQQTLLADVFAAIEATFDANKPVQVEYAAPDDARILLGKATLLPEDNDSGLVMVIDDVTLLMRAQKEAAWGEVAKRLAHEIRNPLTPIQLSAERLAWKLHDKLDEQHAQILTRSTDTIVKQVAALKEMVEAFRNYARAPSLSLEKHNLNTLVEEVLVLYEGSACTFTAKFSNIGLFIHADTTAMRQVLHNIFKNAAEAAESDPNPQVNIETALSDDGQAILTVCNNGKSFSKEMLHNAFEPYVTDKPTGTGLGLPVVKKIIEEHGGRISLSNQTDGGACVKIALPQQVETYAQQ, translated from the coding sequence ATGCGCCGCTTTCTCTTAATCGCCGTTTTGTTGGCCGTGGCACTGCTCTACGGATTGACGGTTGCTACGGGCAGCAGCAGTAGGATTGCCGATTATTTTTGGTGGATTATCGTCCTGTGTGGCCTGTTGATGCTGGTGTTGGCTGCAGTATTGGTGCGCTATGTGCTGCTGCTCATGCGCGACAGCAAAAACGGCGTGTTCGGCTCGCAAATCGCCCGCCGCCTGTCGGGTATGTTTACCTTGGTGGCGGTGTTGCCGAGCGTATTTTTGTTCGGTATTTCCGCCCAGTTTATTAACGGCACGATTAATTCTTGGTTCGGTAATGACACCGAACAAGCACTGGAGCGCAGCTTAAACTTGAGCAAATCGGCCTTGGATTTGGCGGTGGACAATGCCGTCAGCAATGCCACGCCGATTCAAATTGATTTAATCAGCGCATCGTCTTTGGATAATGATTTGGGCAACGCGCTGGCTGCCGCTTCGAATGCCAACGATTTCACCCAATTGGCCTTGTATAACTTAAGCCAAGACCGTTTTGAAAAAGTTATCAATCCGCAAAACCTAAACCAGCCGAAAATTGATAAGGCCGGCCAAGAGCAATTGCAGCAAGCCGGTTCGCTGCGCAACTTGGAAAACATCGGCAATGTGTTGTATGCGCAGGGTTGGTTGTCGATTGGCAACTACAACAATCAGGAATATGCCTTTTTCTTCCGTCAGCCGATTCCGCAAAATGTGGCGCAGGATGCGACCCTGATTGAGTCAGCGCGCGCAAAATATGCTGAATTAAGCTATGCCAAGCAAGGCTTGCAAACCTTCTTTCTGGTGACTTTATTAGTAGCGGCATTGCTGGCGATTTTCTTGGCTTTGGTAATGGCTTTGTATTTTGCCCGCCGCTTCGTCGAGCCGATTTTGTCGTTGGCAGAAGGTGCACGGGCGGTGGCGCAGGGCGACTTTAGCCAGCAGCGCCCGGTGTACCGTAACGACGAATTCGGCCGCTTAACGCATTTGTTCAACCACATGACCCAGCAATTGGCGATTGCCAAAGATGTGGATGAACGCAGCCGCTTGCAACAAGAAGCCGCACGCCATTATTTGGAATGCGTGTTGGAAAGCCTGACTACCGGTGTGATTACTTTGGATGCAGAAGGCCGTCTGAAAACCTTCAATAAATCCGCCGAACACATTTTAGGTGTGTCGCTGGTGCCGTTGTGGGGCAGTAATTGGCACGATTGGCGCGGACAGTCGCCACAGCAGACTTTGCTGGCAGATGTGTTTGCCGCAATTGAAGCCACGTTTGATGCCAATAAACCGGTACAGGTGGAATATGCCGCGCCCGACGATGCGCGGATTCTGCTCGGCAAGGCCACGCTTTTGCCGGAAGACAATGACAGCGGTTTGGTGATGGTGATTGACGATGTGACCCTGCTCATGCGCGCACAAAAAGAAGCGGCGTGGGGTGAAGTGGCCAAACGGTTGGCACATGAAATCCGCAATCCGCTGACGCCGATTCAATTATCCGCCGAAAGATTGGCATGGAAATTGCATGATAAATTGGATGAGCAACATGCCCAGATTTTGACCCGCTCAACCGATACCATCGTCAAGCAGGTGGCCGCGCTGAAAGAAATGGTGGAAGCCTTCCGCAATTATGCGCGCGCGCCGTCGTTGAGTTTGGAAAAGCATAATTTGAATACTTTAGTAGAGGAAGTATTGGTGCTGTACGAGGGCAGCGCGTGTACATTTACTGCTAAATTCAGTAATATAGGGTTATTCATCCATGCGGATACCACCGCCATGCGGCAGGTGTTGCACAATATATTTAAAAATGCGGCTGAAGCAGCAGAAAGTGACCCGAATCCACAGGTAAACATCGAAACCGCGTTGAGTGACGATGGGCAGGCCATTTTGACCGTTTGCAACAACGGCAAAAGCTTCAGCAAAGAAATGTTGCATAATGCCTTTGAGCCTTATGTAACCGACAAACCGACAGGTACAGGGCTGGGCTTGCCTGTGGTCAAGAAAATTATTGAAGAGCACGGTGGCCGTATCAGCTTGAGCAATCAGACCGACGGCGGTGCATGTGTCAAAATAGCGTTACCCCAACAGGTAGAAACTTATGCGCAGCAGTGA